The following are encoded in a window of Ictalurus punctatus breed USDA103 chromosome 13, Coco_2.0, whole genome shotgun sequence genomic DNA:
- the tap2t gene encoding antigen peptide transporter 2, giving the protein MMAGPALGSAWRAYGALLFLDLILWLSLLTALLCSQGALLVNLTWLWAFRAFSWILLHTVSSASLDKTIHNLLKPWVALLCFAPPVYDMVQTLVLGGRCVFSPVPVPSMVVLTAVIGTLVHLMWDKAFPSKKVKKEQEAKVLLMRVIHYSKPDYLHLGAAFFFLILAALFESSIPYYVGKIIDGLSGEYKHDNFLWAIACMSFYSFGSSMFTGLRGGMFMCSLNRLNKRIRHMLFQNLIKQDICFFEENKPGSLTSRLVSDTDKMGRSIAMNSNVLLRSLVKTCSMLVQMLSLSWQLTLLTCVEMPLLAVLQNHYSIHYQKTSRELQDCMAEIEQLASSAIRSIKTVRSFRAEAQELKRYQEALDRKLKILKRKGIFSAVHLLLRRCLTVSLRVAMLLLGRRLIISGQLSSGSLLAFVLYQKDMLTNMRQLVYVYGDILNTVWSAEKVFKLLDRKPNMREAGEWIPEKLEGRITFDNVTLSYPSRPEWKALKSVNIELSPGKMTALVGPSGGGKTSCVSLLQRFYEPQQGHVLLDGAPLNEYQHQYLCSQMAAVSQNPVLFSGSVKYNIAYGLRDCTIERVEEAAKKANAHDFICRLDKGYDTDVGESGGQLSSGQKQCIAIARVLIRNPKILILDEATSNLDINTQHVVQEVLSGSKGQTMLVVAHRLQTIERADHIIYMEDGMVVEQGTHEQLMDKGGRYFHLREKLFAVDSDRD; this is encoded by the exons ATGATGGCTGGCCCGGCTTTAGGCTCCGCATGGCGTGCATACGGAGCTCTCCTTTTCCTCGACCTGATCCTCTGGCTCTCCCTGTTGACCGCACTTCTGTGCTCTCAAGGGGCTTTGCTCGTCAACCTGACGTGGCTGTGGGCTTTCAGGGCTTTCAGCTGGATTCTGCTTCACACAGTCAGTTCAGCCAGCCTGGACAAGACCATACACAATCTTCTGAAGCCCTGGGTAGCGTTACTGTGTTTTGCACCTCCTGTGTATGATATGGTGCAAACACTAGTTCTAGGAGGGAGGTGCGTCTTTAGTCCTGTGCCTGTGCCCTCCATGGTGGTTTTAACTGCAGTGATTGGCACTCTGGTCCATCTGATGTGGGACAAGGCATTCCCTAGTAAAAAGGTGAAGAAAGAGCAAGAAGCCAAGGTCCTCCTGATGAGAGTGATTCACTACTCAAAACCAGACTACCTTCACCTCGGGGCGGCgtttttctttctcatcttGGCTGCGTTAT TTGAGTCGAGTATTCCGTACTACGTGGGGAAAATCATTGATGGTTTGAGTGGAGAATACAAGCACGACAACTTCTTGTGGGCCATTGCATGCATGTCATTTTATTCTTTTGGAAG ttCTATGTTCACTGGCTTGAGAGGAGGCATGTTCATGTGTAGCCTGAACAGACTAAACAAGAGAATTCGGCACATGCTGTTTCAGAACCTGATCAAACAGGACATTTGCTTCTTTGAAGAAAATAAGCCAG GAAGCTTGACATCGCGGTTGGTTTCAGACACTGATAAAATGGGCCGCTCTATCGCCATGAATTCGAACGTGCTTCTGAGGAGTCTGGTTAAGACGTGTAGCATGCTTGTGCAGATGCTCAGCCTGTCCTGGCAGCTCACACTCCTTACCTGTGTGGAGATGCCTCTTCTTGCTGTGCTACAGAACCATTACAGCATTCACTACCAG AAAACATCGAGGGAACTGCAGGACTGCATGGCTGAAATTGAGCAGTTGGCATCTTCTGCTATCAGGTCTATAAAGACGGTGCGGAGCTTCAGGGCTGAGGCTCAGGAGCTGAAGAGGTACCAGGAGGCTCTGGACAGGAAGCTTAAGATACTGAAACGCAAGGGCATTTTCAGTGCAGTCCACCTCCTTCTGCGTAGA TGTCTAACGGTGAGCTTGAGGGTGGCTATGCTGCTTCTTGGTCGGCGCCTCATCATCTCGGGTCAGCTAAGCAGTGGGAGCCTCCTAGCTTTTGTGCTGTATCAAAAAGACATGTTGACCAACATGAGG CAACTGGTGTATGTCTATGGAGACATTCTGAACACAGTGTGGTCAGCAGAGAAGGTGTTTAAGCTGCTAGACAGAAAACCGAACATGCGAGAAGCAGGCGAGTGGATACCTGAGAAACTGGAAGGAAGAATTACCTTTGATAACGTCACCCTCTCTTACCCATCCCGTCCTGAATGGAAAGCACTTAAG TCTGTGAATATAGAGCTGAGTCCAGGGAAGATGACAGCATTGGTTGGCCCCTCTGGTGGAGGTAAAACCTCTTGCGTCAGTCTGCTGCAGAGGTTTTATGAGCCTCAGCAGGGCCATGTGCTACTGGACGGCGCACCACTTAATGAGTACCAACACCAGTACCTGTGCAGCCAG ATGGCAGCTGTGTCTCAGAACCCAGTGCTGTTCTCTGGCTCTGTGAAATACAACATTGCATATGGCCTACGTGACTGCACCATAGAGAGGGTGGAGGAGGCAGCGAAGAAAGCCAACGCGCATGACTTTATATGCAGATTGGACAAAGGCTATGATACAG ATGTTGGAGAGTCTGGTGGGCAGCTGTCCTCAGGACAGAAGCAGTGTATTGCTATAGCTCGAGTGTTGATCAGAAATCCAAAAATCCTCATTTTGGATGAAGCTACCAGCAACTTGGACATCAACACTCAGCATGTG GTTCAGGAAGTCCTCTCTGGCTCAAAGGGTCAGACAATGCTGGTGGTCGCTCATCGTCTGCAGACTATCGAGAGAGCCGATCACATCATCTACATGGAAGACGGGATGGTCGTGGAGCAAGGAACGCACGAGCAGCTTATGGACAAAGGAGGACGATATTTCCATCTTAGGGAAAAACTGTTTGCAGTGGATTCAGACCGAGACTGA